Proteins encoded in a region of the Populus nigra chromosome 3, ddPopNigr1.1, whole genome shotgun sequence genome:
- the LOC133688610 gene encoding acyl-CoA--sterol O-acyltransferase 1-like, which yields MGGGLPNFLLVWILVLALLCYCHKIGQLIDKGTTRLFAILPVICIFLVLPLYISVFNLRALSSFFLSWLANFKLLLFALDQGPLSPQPPLSLPHFIALACLPIKIQQNPPPNLSPHSQELVNVNDNQDLEKLVNVEDNDTPSQEVPRKGLSTPLQYFIKFLLLVLFGYMYTKEEYIHSKIILLVYVIHIYIGLELILAMVGAVARAFLGIELEPQFDEPYLASSLQDFWGKRWNLMVTSVLHPAVFNPVRSLFSRCMTKKWTLLPAALASFLVSGIMHELIFYHIGRRKPTWEVTCFFLLHGVCLTIEIVIKRELNCSCGLPRVVAAPLVVGFVVATAMWLFMPTVVRCKIDVEARMEIIAFINFVKGVYIYLKNVL from the coding sequence ATGGGAGGTGGCTTGCCCAACTTCCTCTTGGTATGGATTCTAGTCCTGGCACTACTTTGCTATTGTCACAAAATAGGTCAGTTGATCGACAAAGGAACAACTAGGCTCTTTGCTATCCTCCCAGTCATATGCATATTTCTTGTCCTTCCTCTCTATATCTCTGTCTTCAATCTTAGagctctttcttctttcttcctctcttgGCTTGCAAACTTCAAGCTTCTTCTCTTTGCCTTAGACCAAGGCCCTTTATCACCCCAGCCACCCCTCTCTTTGCCACATTTTATTGCCTTAGCTTGCCTTCCCATCAAGATTCAACAAAACCCTCCACCAAATTTATCTCCTCATAGTCAAGAGCTTGTAAATGTTAATGATAATCAAGATCTTGAGAAGCTTGTAAATGTTGAAGACAACGATACCCCATCTCAAGAAGTCCCCAGAAAAGGCCTTAGCACACCTCTACAATATTTCATAAAGTTTCTACTACTGGTCTTATTTGGTTACATGTACACCAAAGAAGAATATATCCATTCAAAAATCATATTGCTAGTCTATGTTATCCACATTTATATTGGTCTAGAATTAATCTTAGCCATGGTTGGAGCCGTAGCTCGAGCCTTCCTTGGTATAGAACTCGAGCCACAATTTGATGAGCCATACCTAGCTAGCTCATTGCAAGACTTTTGGGGCAAAAGATGGAACCTGATGGTGACTAGTGTCCTACACCCTGCGGTATTCAATCCTGTCAGGTCCCTTTTTAGCCGTTGTATGACAAAAAAATGGACCCTATTACCAGCTGCGCTTGCATCATTTTTGGTTTCTGGCATCATGCACGAGCTGATTTTCTATCACATTGGACGCCGAAAGCCAACTTGGGAGGTCACATGCTTCTTTCTCTTGCATGGTGTTTGCTTGACTATTGAAATTGTTATCAAGAGGGAATTAAACTGTTCATGCGGATTGCCTAGGGTGGTGGCAGCACCACTTGTGGTGGGGTTTGTGGTGGCTACTGCCATGTGGTTGTTCATGCCGACAGTGGTACGTTGCAAGATTGATGTTGAGGCAAGAATGGAAATAAttgctttcattaattttgTGAAAGGTGTATACATCTACTTGAAAAATgtattgtga